One Aquisediminimonas profunda genomic region harbors:
- a CDS encoding TonB-dependent receptor, which yields MNSVSRFVLLSSVAIAALPTAAAYAQNAPVTADSAESEGSPNDIVVTARKVKETLQDAPLAVSVVTGEFLDRTGFSQVSEVVRFVPGIALSPLNTTRASGSKIRGISTYSFSDGFESSVSTVVDGVVLGREAQGFADFLDVQSIEVIKGPQGTLFGKNASAGVINIKTNDPEFEFGGSADATYGRFNETKVRGTVTGPIVGDKLAFRLTGTYNTRDGVLENAIPGQRDLNDRDGYSLRGKLLFQPNDDLRVVLTGDIGHSSNHCCIATFRTAGPAIGLLAFATNPGVQQLRAALAAYGIVPGPSNRKVGVLYNRLLETQSPRGLALNVDYDFGSSSLTSITSWRKWSINEFNEADGVSNSNVNSRNGTKVNTEQFTQEVRLNTKIGSAADIVAGLFFFHQNLAVPDAHVDIELALPFPGFYFNARTDATRAVSTDSYAAYGEATFHLSDKASIIVGGRYTHDSLLATYKRTTVAIDPTKPFSGFFGPDYTGIQSFKNDNLSGRVIARYLWTDDVMTYVSWSRGYKGPGIDVAESVNVGAVLSPGGLPVLKPEIPTLWEAGIRTSLFDKALTTNVTFYSQQLRNLQTITPSAVGAALNIGIDKLKSKGIEAEIILRPAVLPGLTLTGAYTLNDIKIAKFAANPALVGLRFRDNAHDFYSVIGDYRTSLGSSNFQGFVRAEYAWQSAKNTDLAGRPAYNVDSYGLLNLRVGFDGPDDRYGVTFSVENVTNKDYVHYIFPSSYGVLDGGQTTNQYIGDPRTWKVTFRGKF from the coding sequence ATGAACTCGGTTTCAAGATTTGTGCTTTTGTCGTCGGTCGCCATAGCGGCATTGCCAACGGCAGCCGCCTACGCTCAGAATGCGCCCGTTACTGCAGACAGTGCGGAATCCGAGGGGTCGCCAAACGACATTGTCGTCACTGCCCGTAAGGTGAAGGAAACGCTTCAAGACGCGCCACTTGCCGTGTCTGTGGTTACGGGCGAATTTCTTGATCGCACCGGATTTTCGCAGGTCAGCGAAGTCGTTCGATTCGTTCCAGGCATCGCCCTCTCGCCGCTCAACACGACTCGGGCCAGTGGGTCCAAGATCCGTGGCATTTCCACATACAGTTTCAGTGACGGCTTTGAATCGAGCGTGTCGACTGTTGTTGATGGCGTTGTTCTTGGCCGAGAAGCGCAAGGATTTGCAGACTTTCTGGACGTTCAGTCAATTGAAGTCATCAAAGGGCCGCAGGGAACGCTGTTCGGCAAGAACGCCTCCGCGGGCGTGATCAACATAAAGACGAATGATCCGGAATTCGAATTCGGTGGCAGTGCCGATGCAACCTATGGCCGATTCAACGAAACCAAGGTGCGCGGTACCGTGACGGGACCGATCGTGGGTGACAAGCTCGCTTTCCGATTAACGGGCACATACAACACGCGCGATGGCGTGCTTGAAAACGCAATTCCCGGCCAACGCGATCTGAATGATCGCGACGGCTATTCGTTGCGTGGCAAGCTCCTGTTCCAGCCAAACGACGATCTCAGGGTCGTCCTGACAGGCGATATTGGTCATAGCAGCAATCACTGCTGCATTGCGACTTTCCGGACGGCTGGTCCAGCCATTGGCCTTTTGGCTTTTGCGACCAACCCTGGCGTTCAGCAATTGCGTGCCGCACTCGCCGCCTATGGAATTGTGCCCGGGCCCAGCAACAGGAAAGTCGGGGTGCTCTATAATCGCCTGCTCGAGACACAATCGCCGCGCGGTCTTGCTCTCAACGTCGACTATGACTTTGGCAGCAGTTCACTGACTTCCATTACGTCCTGGCGCAAATGGAGCATCAACGAATTCAATGAGGCCGATGGTGTCTCCAACTCAAACGTCAACAGCCGAAATGGCACCAAGGTCAACACCGAGCAATTCACGCAGGAGGTGCGGCTCAATACAAAGATCGGATCTGCTGCTGATATTGTAGCTGGCCTGTTCTTCTTTCATCAGAATCTGGCCGTCCCTGATGCGCACGTCGACATTGAGTTGGCGCTGCCATTTCCTGGCTTTTATTTCAACGCTCGGACGGATGCCACCCGCGCGGTCTCGACAGACAGCTATGCCGCATATGGCGAAGCGACATTTCATCTGTCGGACAAGGCCTCAATTATCGTCGGCGGCCGCTATACGCACGATTCCTTGCTCGCGACCTACAAGCGCACGACTGTCGCGATCGATCCGACGAAGCCCTTCTCCGGCTTTTTCGGGCCCGATTATACCGGCATCCAGTCTTTCAAGAACGATAATCTCTCGGGTCGCGTGATTGCTCGCTACCTGTGGACTGATGATGTCATGACCTATGTTTCCTGGTCACGCGGTTACAAGGGGCCAGGGATCGATGTCGCAGAAAGTGTCAACGTTGGCGCCGTCTTGTCGCCTGGCGGTCTTCCTGTCCTGAAGCCTGAAATTCCTACGCTTTGGGAAGCGGGTATCAGAACATCTCTGTTCGATAAGGCACTGACAACCAACGTCACTTTTTACAGCCAACAGCTTCGCAATTTGCAGACGATCACGCCAAGCGCTGTTGGTGCGGCGCTCAACATCGGGATCGATAAGCTGAAATCCAAAGGGATCGAGGCCGAAATCATCCTGAGACCGGCAGTGCTACCGGGCCTGACTTTGACGGGTGCCTATACACTCAACGACATCAAGATCGCGAAGTTTGCAGCCAATCCCGCCCTCGTCGGGTTGCGCTTCCGCGATAATGCCCATGATTTCTATTCCGTCATCGGAGACTATCGCACATCGCTGGGCAGCTCGAATTTTCAAGGCTTCGTAAGAGCAGAATATGCTTGGCAATCTGCCAAGAATACTGACCTTGCCGGCAGACCTGCTTACAATGTTGATTCATATGGTTTGCTCAACCTCCGGGTTGGGTTTGACGGGCCGGACGACAGGTATGGCGTCACGTTCTCGGTCGAGAACGTGACCAACAAAGACTATGTCCATTACATTTTTCCCAGTTCCTACGGCGTGCTTGATGGCGGCCAGACAACGAACCAATATATCGGTGATCCACGCACCTGGAAGGTCACGTTTCGCGGCAAATTCTGA
- a CDS encoding SDR family NAD(P)-dependent oxidoreductase, whose product MKISHRENERMASLKLEGKTALITGSAQGIGLASAEAMARAGANIIGFDLVGTDWSQLEAAISAQGRRLLKIEGDVASEASWIEARKVVESKFGGLDILFNNAGISGPRALLRDCPVDAFDEVMRVNCRGVFLGMQAGAELMRDRGGSIINMSSVSGLGGGRFLISYNASKHAVIGLTKVGAVELAPLGIRVNAICPAMTDTPMMRDMERGKSQAEIAELRGLFTAMIPMARYATPDEVAAVALFLASTDSSFVNGAALPVDGGLKAQ is encoded by the coding sequence ATGAAGATATCTCATCGGGAGAATGAGCGAATGGCCAGCTTGAAGCTTGAGGGAAAAACAGCGCTGATTACGGGTAGTGCTCAAGGTATCGGGCTTGCATCGGCGGAAGCAATGGCGCGCGCGGGCGCGAATATCATTGGCTTTGACCTGGTTGGAACGGATTGGAGTCAGCTTGAGGCAGCCATCTCAGCCCAGGGTCGCCGTCTGCTGAAGATCGAAGGTGACGTGGCGAGTGAGGCGAGCTGGATTGAGGCAAGAAAGGTGGTCGAAAGCAAATTCGGCGGGCTTGACATCCTTTTCAACAACGCCGGGATTTCAGGACCAAGGGCGCTGCTGCGTGATTGCCCGGTCGACGCCTTTGACGAGGTGATGCGTGTCAATTGCCGAGGCGTTTTTCTTGGCATGCAGGCCGGCGCAGAATTGATGCGAGACCGGGGCGGCTCAATCATCAACATGTCTTCCGTTTCGGGGCTTGGCGGCGGACGTTTTTTGATTTCTTACAATGCGAGCAAACATGCGGTTATCGGTTTGACGAAAGTCGGGGCGGTCGAACTTGCCCCGCTCGGTATCCGCGTCAATGCAATCTGCCCCGCGATGACCGATACTCCAATGATGCGAGACATGGAGAGAGGCAAAAGTCAGGCCGAAATCGCCGAACTGCGCGGCCTTTTCACGGCAATGATCCCCATGGCTCGCTATGCCACCCCTGATGAAGTCGCGGCCGTTGCCCTTTTTTTGGCAAGCACAGACTCTTCGTTTGTCAACGGCGCCGCGTTACCCGTGGATGGCGGCCTAAAGGCGCAATGA
- a CDS encoding alpha/beta hydrolase family protein: MRDAPRPLDVRVWYPVEVGATGAPVIYEHELRLPKKPALAVSSQGYAIASANPLSGQKFPLVVMSHGYGGWNTQFSNLAEHIASQGYVVASIEHADMQADSMTSFLVSFSNVLFDRSLDQRGVIDRLVAMAGSGEGGFASLIDPHRIGLIGYSMGGYGALGSAGASYLFSKDPLSKLPSKAQAMLHEANQKSVPIKALILFSPWGGQPDSRAWDAASLARITAPTMIFVGSEDDVVNYSDGVKWLFDSMANTDRYMLVYREARHNIVGNPFNLGEGKDFAGYEFLAEPVWRNDRLNAINQHFVTAFLDLNLKDEADKADYLNVPTANSDAAEWPVSFAEQLNGEWAGPEQKAYWRGFQRRWATGMEIRHLHKGEKANSRDLK, from the coding sequence ATGAGAGACGCCCCTCGCCCTCTTGATGTAAGGGTTTGGTACCCTGTCGAAGTGGGCGCGACGGGCGCGCCCGTCATCTATGAACACGAGCTGCGTTTGCCGAAAAAACCTGCGCTTGCGGTTTCGAGCCAAGGCTACGCAATCGCGTCTGCCAATCCCCTTTCTGGCCAAAAGTTCCCGCTTGTTGTCATGTCCCACGGTTATGGCGGATGGAATACGCAGTTCAGCAATCTTGCGGAACATATCGCATCGCAGGGCTATGTCGTCGCATCGATCGAACACGCAGACATGCAGGCGGACAGCATGACATCGTTTCTCGTGTCGTTCTCAAATGTCCTCTTTGATCGCAGCCTCGACCAAAGAGGTGTGATCGATCGGCTGGTTGCCATGGCGGGCAGCGGAGAAGGAGGATTTGCCAGTTTGATCGACCCTCACAGGATCGGATTGATCGGCTATTCCATGGGCGGGTATGGAGCGCTTGGATCAGCTGGCGCCTCCTATCTCTTTTCCAAGGATCCCCTTTCAAAGCTGCCTTCAAAAGCGCAGGCGATGCTGCACGAGGCGAACCAGAAGAGCGTGCCGATCAAGGCCTTGATCTTGTTCTCACCTTGGGGAGGGCAACCAGACAGCAGGGCCTGGGATGCTGCATCCTTAGCTCGGATCACTGCACCGACGATGATCTTCGTCGGCAGCGAGGATGATGTTGTGAATTATAGTGATGGCGTGAAGTGGCTCTTTGACAGCATGGCGAATACAGATCGCTACATGCTCGTCTATCGAGAGGCCCGGCACAATATTGTCGGTAACCCCTTCAACCTCGGTGAGGGCAAGGATTTTGCCGGCTACGAATTTTTGGCCGAGCCGGTTTGGCGCAACGATCGGCTCAATGCGATCAACCAACATTTCGTGACTGCGTTTCTCGATTTGAACCTCAAGGATGAGGCTGACAAAGCAGACTATCTGAATGTGCCGACGGCAAATTCAGATGCTGCAGAGTGGCCTGTGTCATTTGCGGAGCAGTTGAACGGCGAATGGGCTGGTCCGGAACAAAAAGCCTACTGGCGAGGCTTCCAGCGGAGATGGGCTACCGGGATGGAAATTCGCCACCTGCACAAGGGCGAGAAGGCAAATAGCCGCGACTTGAAGTGA
- a CDS encoding phytanoyl-CoA dioxygenase family protein, giving the protein MPDKPARNRNFFVTEAETPDIDSLRAHLEANNGLKGLDIVEPGNIARAVKIFRRDGFVVIADVLNEEQTQFLANGCNEVAAEILALDTQRNGNRGSHRYSFGGSSLTRSQLHRPEWQMMLDIPVVNEVVTAIFGSSDYALRAASGDFCLPGALGYQPLHSDVGDWISNTVSPFSAFHDPRGHVTVRDLPCPYVCVNFLPQEITRLNGPTRQIPGTQHSRTPIPTLEEEPEWMRLSTVCPAPAGAIMVRDVRAWHGGTPNVSNAMRAIPNLEFYAPWFREPIVPGISYQDHSKLSARAQYLTRFCVADSSETLQTGATLWAP; this is encoded by the coding sequence ATGCCAGATAAGCCGGCACGAAACAGAAACTTTTTTGTCACGGAGGCTGAAACACCTGACATCGACTCGTTGCGGGCACATCTCGAAGCCAACAACGGCCTAAAAGGACTGGACATTGTTGAACCAGGAAACATTGCTCGGGCAGTCAAAATTTTTCGCCGTGACGGCTTTGTAGTTATTGCGGACGTCCTGAATGAAGAGCAGACGCAGTTCCTCGCGAACGGATGCAATGAAGTTGCCGCAGAAATCCTCGCACTCGATACACAGCGCAACGGCAATCGCGGTTCCCACCGCTATTCCTTTGGCGGATCGAGTCTGACTCGCAGCCAGCTGCACCGGCCAGAATGGCAAATGATGCTCGATATTCCTGTCGTAAACGAAGTCGTGACTGCAATTTTCGGATCGAGCGATTATGCGTTGCGTGCCGCAAGTGGAGACTTCTGCCTGCCGGGTGCACTGGGTTATCAACCACTTCATTCGGACGTTGGAGACTGGATAAGCAACACCGTGTCTCCTTTCAGCGCATTTCATGATCCACGTGGGCATGTCACCGTCCGAGATCTGCCCTGCCCTTATGTCTGCGTAAATTTTTTGCCGCAGGAAATTACGCGTCTGAACGGGCCAACCCGGCAGATCCCCGGCACCCAACATTCCCGCACGCCAATACCCACACTTGAAGAAGAACCTGAATGGATGCGGTTGAGTACTGTCTGCCCAGCTCCGGCAGGAGCAATTATGGTGCGCGACGTGCGCGCCTGGCACGGCGGCACACCCAATGTTTCGAATGCCATGCGGGCGATCCCCAACCTCGAGTTTTACGCGCCGTGGTTCCGGGAACCTATTGTTCCCGGTATCTCTTATCAGGACCACAGCAAGCTCTCCGCAAGGGCCCAGTACCTCACACGGTTCTGCGTTGCCGATTCCAGCGAAACCTTGCAAACGGGAGCAACACTATGGGCGCCGTGA
- a CDS encoding aldo/keto reductase, whose protein sequence is MKYRRLGRSALKVSELCLGTMNFGPRTSEEESFAILNEAVAMGINFIDTANQYGGHLGVGATESILGKWFAEDPARRDRVILATKVYEPMSGDINDRGLSARHIQMACDASLQRLKVDHIDLYQMHHIDRTAPMEEIWQATDRLIAQGKITYVGSSNFPGWKIAQANEKAIARHRLGLISEQSLYNLTERRAELEVIPACHEYGVGVIAWSPLAGGLLAGPSGEADGRRHSPEVKAGTAARSEQLSLFAELCIELDETPGAVALAWALHQSGITASIVGPRSRQQLIAIGHVPEIVLDGAALARLDAIFPPIGPAPEAYAW, encoded by the coding sequence ATGAAATATCGCAGACTGGGCCGCTCTGCACTCAAAGTCAGCGAACTTTGTCTCGGTACAATGAATTTCGGACCCCGCACATCCGAAGAGGAAAGCTTTGCAATCCTGAACGAAGCTGTCGCCATGGGTATCAATTTCATCGACACGGCAAACCAATATGGCGGGCACCTGGGTGTCGGCGCGACTGAGAGCATTCTCGGAAAATGGTTCGCGGAAGATCCGGCCCGTCGAGACCGAGTTATCCTGGCAACCAAAGTGTATGAGCCAATGTCAGGCGACATCAATGATCGCGGCTTGTCAGCTCGACACATCCAGATGGCATGCGACGCGAGCCTTCAGCGTCTAAAAGTTGATCATATCGATCTTTATCAAATGCATCACATTGACCGAACCGCACCGATGGAAGAAATCTGGCAGGCAACAGATCGTTTGATTGCCCAAGGCAAGATCACTTACGTCGGTTCCAGCAATTTCCCAGGTTGGAAGATTGCCCAAGCGAACGAAAAAGCGATTGCGCGCCACCGCCTTGGTCTGATTTCGGAGCAGAGCCTGTACAATCTGACCGAGCGCCGCGCCGAACTCGAAGTGATCCCAGCGTGCCACGAATATGGTGTTGGCGTGATCGCCTGGAGCCCATTGGCTGGCGGCCTTCTGGCAGGTCCTTCCGGTGAAGCCGACGGGCGGCGCCATTCGCCAGAGGTCAAGGCCGGAACCGCCGCCAGGTCCGAACAATTGTCTCTTTTTGCTGAACTTTGTATCGAACTGGATGAGACGCCCGGTGCCGTCGCGCTTGCGTGGGCACTACACCAAAGTGGTATCACTGCATCGATTGTCGGGCCTCGAAGCAGGCAACAATTGATCGCGATTGGGCACGTTCCAGAGATTGTTCTGGACGGCGCTGCGCTTGCAAGGCTTGACGCAATCTTTCCGCCGATTGGCCCAGCGCCCGAGGCCTATGCATGGTAA
- a CDS encoding alpha/beta fold hydrolase, which translates to MDVSSWGSGAVDISGGHLAYHRTGGNGPQMVLLHGLTDNGLCWSRFASAFASEFDIIMLDARGHGASSRIAGHVHHDPAQDIAEAIDGLGLNLPILLGHSVGALAAAAFAARFPACVSKLILEDPPLLPLAEPSEANARNERFRKQITHLQSLTDTELAAMGRDLSPSWHEDEFPAWLLGKRQVDPLAMPHYTKPWQSIFARLPSPTLLIYGESQRGGMITSAIVTEALRINPQIEAVRIENAGHNIRRENFAGFMAAVRAFLNGRTEHAD; encoded by the coding sequence ATGGATGTCAGCTCATGGGGTTCCGGTGCAGTGGACATCTCAGGTGGCCATCTGGCGTATCACCGCACAGGCGGTAACGGCCCGCAAATGGTTCTGTTGCATGGCCTAACCGACAACGGGCTGTGCTGGAGCCGATTTGCATCGGCATTTGCCAGCGAATTTGACATCATCATGCTGGACGCGCGCGGTCATGGCGCAAGTTCGCGGATTGCTGGACATGTGCACCACGATCCGGCGCAGGACATTGCCGAAGCAATTGACGGGCTCGGCCTGAATTTGCCCATCCTGCTTGGCCATTCTGTAGGCGCGCTCGCAGCTGCGGCCTTTGCCGCCCGGTTTCCGGCGTGTGTTTCCAAATTGATCCTTGAAGACCCTCCCCTCCTCCCCTTAGCCGAGCCGTCCGAGGCCAATGCTCGCAACGAACGATTTCGCAAGCAAATCACCCATCTCCAGTCGCTGACGGATACTGAATTGGCGGCAATGGGCCGGGATCTGTCGCCATCCTGGCACGAAGACGAATTCCCGGCATGGCTGCTTGGAAAGCGGCAGGTCGATCCGCTGGCGATGCCACATTACACGAAACCCTGGCAGAGCATTTTCGCAAGGCTCCCTTCGCCAACCTTGCTAATTTACGGCGAAAGCCAAAGGGGCGGGATGATTACCTCCGCCATCGTAACAGAAGCGTTGCGGATCAATCCTCAAATAGAAGCCGTGCGTATTGAAAACGCGGGACACAACATCCGCCGCGAAAATTTTGCCGGATTTATGGCCGCCGTTCGCGCATTTCTCAATGGACGCACCGAACATGCCGATTGA
- a CDS encoding MFS transporter has protein sequence MDKIDEPAVTAPAASPLKPSIPVKIAYSLGQAAQNGGFDAAIAFIFFYYSAVLGLSGTLVGAALAVSLAFDALVDPLVGSWSDNIKSSLGRRLPPMIMAIPLITISIGLLFSPPHGLGQGGLFAWLAVMSVAVRSFISLFNVPYIALGAEMTSDYAERTRVVVYRAFAGICSGVAVTAIGFSIYFANGGLQKAEGYPGFGWSVALLLFVCMTLCCLGVRRYAAALPQPDQAPGSMLRRLPEELKEIFGNRSFRLLFISAVVIFIAIGANASLNNHAFIYVWQMKSEKIQFISYAYLVGILLGVFVPPLLQRRIEKKYVVILGFLLLIANWVVLQGAKLLGLYVPLGDAALLPMQLNSFVAGIGTGFVSVAYPSMMADAADEHEYLFNRRREGLYFAGLGFAGKAATGLGVMVAGLALDLIGFPGHVNQATAAALPEPMQFRLVLIWGPVPAVIALVSLLILASYSITRVRHDEITTALRRRCRTGESATLG, from the coding sequence TTGGACAAGATCGACGAACCGGCAGTAACCGCGCCTGCGGCTTCTCCCCTTAAGCCCTCAATCCCGGTCAAGATTGCCTACAGCCTTGGTCAGGCTGCCCAGAATGGCGGATTTGATGCGGCAATTGCCTTCATCTTTTTCTATTATTCCGCAGTGCTGGGTCTATCCGGTACCCTCGTCGGTGCGGCTCTTGCAGTCAGTCTCGCGTTTGATGCGCTTGTTGATCCTCTGGTTGGCTCTTGGTCGGATAACATCAAATCCAGCCTGGGACGCCGACTGCCGCCAATGATCATGGCCATTCCTCTGATCACAATATCGATCGGGCTCTTGTTTTCTCCACCACATGGACTTGGCCAGGGGGGTCTGTTTGCCTGGCTGGCAGTCATGTCCGTTGCGGTTCGAAGCTTCATTTCGCTTTTCAACGTCCCCTACATCGCGCTTGGTGCCGAAATGACGTCCGACTATGCGGAGCGGACTCGAGTAGTGGTTTATCGTGCATTTGCGGGCATTTGTTCCGGCGTGGCGGTTACGGCAATCGGATTTTCGATTTATTTCGCGAATGGCGGGCTACAAAAGGCAGAGGGATACCCGGGCTTCGGGTGGTCAGTTGCCCTGCTCTTGTTTGTCTGCATGACACTATGCTGCCTTGGTGTGAGGCGCTATGCAGCTGCCCTTCCACAACCCGACCAGGCGCCCGGTTCGATGCTCCGCCGACTTCCTGAAGAACTCAAGGAGATATTCGGCAACCGATCTTTCCGGCTTTTGTTCATTTCCGCAGTCGTGATCTTCATAGCGATCGGCGCCAATGCCAGCCTCAACAACCACGCCTTCATCTATGTCTGGCAAATGAAAAGTGAAAAGATCCAGTTCATCAGCTACGCCTATCTCGTCGGAATTCTGCTGGGCGTTTTCGTCCCTCCTCTGCTTCAGCGACGTATCGAGAAGAAGTATGTCGTCATCCTCGGTTTTCTTCTTCTGATTGCAAATTGGGTGGTTCTGCAAGGGGCCAAACTTTTGGGACTTTACGTCCCGCTGGGTGATGCTGCTCTCCTGCCGATGCAGCTCAATTCATTTGTGGCGGGCATTGGCACTGGTTTCGTTTCCGTAGCCTATCCCTCAATGATGGCCGACGCCGCCGATGAGCACGAATATCTGTTTAATCGTAGACGTGAAGGACTGTATTTTGCCGGGCTTGGTTTTGCCGGAAAGGCGGCGACGGGACTTGGCGTGATGGTGGCAGGTCTGGCCCTTGATCTCATTGGCTTTCCCGGTCACGTCAATCAGGCCACCGCGGCCGCATTACCGGAACCCATGCAGTTCCGACTTGTGCTGATCTGGGGCCCTGTTCCAGCCGTAATTGCGCTCGTTTCTCTCCTTATCCTCGCGTCCTACAGTATTACGCGCGTGCGCCACGATGAGATCACGACCGCATTAAGGCGGCGTTGCAGAACTGGAGAAAGCGCGACCCTTGGGTGA
- a CDS encoding DUF1993 domain-containing protein has protein sequence MSLSLYEAFVPNCQQIVGALSNLIDKGEAFAKDKGISDEEMIGARLAEDMWNLPWHVRSCWVHSAYVIRLLPSGEFSPDFSDIPDSWDAMRAQVAVTLDGLGKVTPEELEAVADSSIGFVLGGKRLMEFTGQNFLLSFSQPNVYFHAATFYDILRMKGVPLGKRDFMGVPRFKS, from the coding sequence ATGTCCCTCTCACTCTACGAAGCCTTTGTTCCCAATTGCCAACAAATTGTGGGTGCCCTCAGCAACCTGATCGACAAGGGGGAAGCATTTGCGAAGGACAAAGGGATTTCTGACGAAGAAATGATTGGGGCTCGGCTGGCGGAGGATATGTGGAACCTGCCATGGCATGTGCGCAGTTGCTGGGTCCATTCGGCCTATGTTATCAGACTGCTGCCGAGCGGCGAGTTTTCGCCCGATTTCTCGGATATCCCGGACAGTTGGGACGCGATGCGCGCGCAGGTCGCCGTAACGTTGGACGGACTGGGAAAGGTCACACCTGAAGAATTGGAAGCGGTGGCAGACAGCAGCATTGGATTTGTGCTGGGGGGCAAGCGATTGATGGAGTTCACAGGGCAAAATTTCCTGCTCAGCTTTAGCCAACCAAACGTCTATTTCCATGCGGCCACCTTTTACGACATTTTGCGGATGAAGGGTGTGCCGCTGGGCAAGCGCGATTTTATGGGTGTACCGCGGTTCAAAAGTTAG
- a CDS encoding N-acyl-D-amino-acid deacylase family protein has translation MTADYDLIIRGGTIADGSGGDLIEGDIAIANGRISAIGSVSGRSMQEIDAKGRIVTPGFIDVHTHYDGQCIWAEELSPSSSHGVTTAVMGNCGVGFAPCRKADHDMLINVMEGVEDIPGVVMTEGLSWNWETFPEYLDTVAARKRDIDVAAYLPHSPLRVYAMGERGAAREIATADDLAMMRRLTAEAMRAGAIGFATSRLSIHKTADGNAIPTFEADIAELEAITRGMADAGAGTFQVVLDAFVGWDKEYRVIERVIAASGRPATFTLASGNDAPPRWRRVLEMLDETNASGGVAHAQVMPRPIGLIAGLELTVHPFVLCPSWAKIAQLSIDEQVAAMRDPALRAALITEDFAPGHPFNELARNWRWLFPLDDPPDYAPPAHLSMAGQAAAQGCTPQEIAYERILATNGRGLFLAALGNYENATLESAHEMLRHPYCVPGLGDGGAHYGAICDASYSTYLLTQFVKGQGRLRLGLAEAVHMLSRKAARAVGLDDRGLLKPGARADLNIVDLDGLKLHLPEVVRDLPAGGRRLHQRATGYDATIVAGEVIRRFDRSTGARPGKLVRGAGFSAKAN, from the coding sequence ATGACGGCAGATTATGATCTGATCATCCGCGGCGGCACTATTGCGGACGGCAGCGGAGGCGATCTGATCGAGGGTGATATCGCCATTGCGAATGGACGGATTTCAGCCATCGGCTCGGTCAGCGGGCGTTCCATGCAGGAAATCGACGCGAAGGGCCGCATCGTCACACCCGGCTTCATCGACGTACACACTCACTACGATGGCCAATGCATATGGGCCGAGGAACTTTCGCCCTCTTCCTCTCACGGGGTCACCACAGCGGTGATGGGCAATTGCGGGGTGGGCTTCGCGCCTTGCCGCAAGGCGGATCACGACATGCTGATCAATGTCATGGAGGGCGTGGAGGACATTCCCGGAGTGGTCATGACCGAGGGCCTTTCATGGAACTGGGAGACATTTCCGGAGTATCTGGATACTGTTGCCGCCCGAAAGCGCGACATCGATGTTGCCGCCTACCTTCCGCATTCGCCCCTTCGGGTCTACGCAATGGGCGAGCGTGGCGCTGCGCGCGAAATCGCCACAGCCGATGATCTCGCGATGATGCGCCGGCTTACCGCTGAGGCGATGCGCGCCGGCGCGATCGGCTTTGCCACTTCGCGCTTGTCGATTCACAAGACTGCCGATGGCAATGCCATCCCGACCTTCGAGGCCGATATTGCGGAACTGGAAGCAATCACCCGCGGTATGGCGGACGCGGGCGCAGGGACGTTTCAAGTGGTGCTTGACGCGTTTGTCGGATGGGACAAGGAGTATCGGGTGATCGAGCGGGTTATCGCCGCTAGCGGCCGCCCGGCGACCTTTACGCTTGCTTCAGGCAACGACGCACCGCCCCGCTGGCGGCGGGTGCTTGAAATGCTCGATGAAACCAATGCCAGCGGCGGAGTCGCCCACGCGCAGGTCATGCCGCGCCCGATCGGCCTGATCGCGGGTCTGGAACTGACAGTGCATCCCTTTGTGCTGTGCCCGAGCTGGGCGAAGATTGCACAGCTTTCAATTGACGAGCAGGTCGCTGCAATGCGCGATCCGGCTTTGCGCGCCGCCCTCATCACTGAGGATTTCGCGCCCGGCCACCCGTTCAACGAACTCGCGCGCAACTGGCGCTGGCTGTTCCCGCTCGATGATCCACCTGACTATGCTCCGCCTGCGCATTTGAGCATGGCCGGGCAAGCCGCGGCTCAAGGCTGCACCCCGCAGGAGATCGCCTATGAGCGGATCCTGGCTACAAATGGTCGGGGCCTGTTCCTCGCTGCGCTCGGCAATTATGAGAATGCGACGCTTGAGAGCGCGCACGAAATGTTGCGGCACCCATATTGCGTACCCGGCTTGGGTGATGGCGGCGCACATTATGGGGCCATCTGTGATGCCAGCTACTCAACTTATCTTTTGACCCAATTCGTAAAAGGCCAAGGCCGGCTGCGGCTGGGTCTGGCCGAGGCCGTGCACATGCTGAGCCGCAAGGCGGCGCGTGCCGTCGGGCTTGATGATCGCGGACTGCTCAAACCTGGCGCGCGGGCGGATCTCAATATCGTCGACCTGGATGGCCTCAAGCTGCACTTGCCAGAGGTAGTGCGCGATCTACCAGCCGGTGGGCGCCGCCTGCACCAGCGTGCAACCGGCTATGACGCGACGATAGTAGCAGGTGAAGTGATCCGCCGTTTCGACCGATCGACGGGTGCTCGCCCGGGAAAGCTGGTGCGTGGGGCTGGCTTTAGCGCGAAGGCGAATTAG